ttccaggttttcatctatgtgtctgtgtagaacgatgtctgcagcaccaggtagtttgagatgtcggggaactcaacggatggataaatttccagctcataatgaatgaataactttatttaaacacaataagttgatcagcagagctggtggggccaTGCATGTACTGatgcaaataattacaaatacaagagactaaaaatatacacaatcttaaaaaaaacttaaaatctgttgattatctgttaattatcttcacattaagttaattaatagtatgcataactattgtctttgtagttacagctacaataggatcaacttTTATTCTACTGATGTCAAATTTAGCAAgttaatttttctttcataggaaaaatccttctttgtcagcgtgtaaggatctaatctcattgagtggtttctatattcacttcatttgagtgtacttcttggttttaataacttgcttgttttcaggacacaaacatggcaataagttcttgtgttaatggaccagactccacttttggatcatgaaTTCCTTTTGACTAAGAATGACctccatgcatggttttatgttggcttctggaacatccatacagttttaaatacaatacctacaattaaaaacagcttgtttttattgcatttatttaattcctgggctcccatctgttacAGGGACTGATGTTGCATccgattaatacactttacaatagattattagattctaatagagtagatgagccaaaataattggggatcttttttaatgggtccTGACTTGTAACAAGTATGAATAGatgggcctcgaagcagaaaaagttgagaacccctgcattaGAATCTAAGAGATGGAAATAAAAAGAGTTGGGAAATAAATGTCCtctgaaataaataaaagtagtccttTGGAAAAAggcatttttaaataaaaatctatCTATTTAACCATATTGACtcgtttgtatttatttattgtctCTATTTATTTATACATTATGTTACAGGCATGTAGCAGACACTCTTCTCCAGAGCGATgtacgacatacccagagcagcctggggagcagttgggggttaagtgccttgctcaagggcacttcagccattcctactggtccagggaatcaaacaagtgaccttttggtcctaaagctgcttctctaaccattagagaaAGATTGGGCGGCACGGCCGTGTAATTGGttcgcatggtcgcctcacagcaagaaggttctgagttcgcggccagcgggggcctttctgtgtggagtttgcatgttctccccgtgtctgcatgggtttcctctggtttccttcacagttcaaagacatgcaggttaggttaatatgggctgaggtgtccttgagcatggcacctaactcccaactgcttcctgggtgctgttagcatggctgcccacttctctgggtatgtgtgtgtgctcattgttcacgtgtgttttcactgcttcagatgggttaaatgcagagaggaattccacaagtgtgtgatgaataaagttgttgttgttcttcttctattaggccatggcttccccattattatttatttaatattgatTTATGGCATTCCATGTAAAAACATTCTAGATAAATGACAGACCATATTTCATTTCAAATACAGAGCTGAATCCATTATACCAGGCAAAGCAAAGGTAATCACTGcagaagtttattgccaagtacctTACATATCAACAAAAGCTGGAGGAAtttttggttcaagctgccaatcACAACACCAAACAATTTAACCAAATTAACAGAATAAAATTTGGTGCACTAAGTATGACAGAAAATGACATTTTCGAATACACTGACATTACAACGTTAATAATCAACAGGAGAACAAAGATTACATGCACTTCATGTACACATCCTAATCAAAAGGTTGAGTTGCTGGCAGTTTTTCCTTTAATATCACTATATCATTATAAACTATATCATTTATATCATTGGAAAACACGAAGGTTCATTCTGACATTATAAATTGTTGAACTGTACTGATTTGTTAGTTTATTAGGTACAGCCAGCATGTAAGCGTAATAACTGATGACAACCCATGGCAATCAATTTGCCAGTTGCCGTCTCATTCATTAATGGATAAAGGACCATTTTAGGACCATTAATAATCAGATATTATTTGGACAAGTTTTCTTACAGCAGTGAAGGCAGTTGTGCTGGTATGACTGCACAATCCCTAAAACAACATCTGGTCAGCAATGGTCCTGTAATGATCACTTTCCACTGTGCAAGTAACTATACACCTACTGGTACATAATGTGACATTTGTGATCAGGTTACGAAGTAATGAGTGTAGCGACAAgataggtgtacctaataaacttCCAACCCAGTGTATATATTAATAAACGATGTCTTGAAAGCATACATCATCTCTGGTTATAAAAAATGCTGTCTGATAAATGTCTTTACCAACCACAATATTGTTTTGCTTTAACAATGGTGTGTGGGTTAAATCCTGAATCTTGGACAGCAAGTTGAAGAACACTTTAGAATGAATACGAGACCGCTATTCTACAGTTGTCTCTTGAATGCCATgaattacttcttttttttttgtgcacatTTATTTTTTGTGCTAAACTGCAATGCATTAAAGCTGTACATTAACAGCCTCCTCGTTTACCTTCATCTCTTTccggcacttttttttaaatactcaaTTTGTCATTCCTGCGAATGTACAGTACATGCTGTCTAGACAATCTGTATGGCCTTATCCATGAATTTCTATCAGAGTATCAGTGGTTTCCTCCTGCTAAATCGAGCAGCGATCCTGCAGCTGCTTGTGCCTCTGCATCAAGTTGGAGGATCTCAACCGTTTCCAGGTCCAGGTCGCTGTTCCCAGGCAGCACCAGATACTGGTACTGTTCATATTGATAATAGTGGAATTCAATGTAGCCGCTGTCTGCCAGTGGGTCTTTCTCTGACTCGGTCTCttctgtaaactctacagactgtatgGCCACCAGCTCCTCATGCTCAGGGATCAAAGAGCATGGTGCGTTTGAGGACAGAGTTGGGTTATTGAAGTCCAAGTCTGTGATGCAGAACAGAATAGGTGATTTATACATGGGAAACAATACATAACAATAATACTTAAAAGCTTTGATTTCGATACGCCTTCTAGTGTCTATTTGTTTTTGCTTTCGCTCCCATATGTTAAAGTCAAGCCTCAGTGAAGATATTTTCCTGTGAAAAGCTACACTCCAAATCGTAACATCTGTCTAGCCGGTTATTTCGAAGCAATGCCTAGCCAAAAGGAGAATGTGAACACAGACACAGGCCTAAAAATTCCTTTTCTTAATGCCTGCGCTATAAAAAAGCCTATAGGATGCCAGGGTAATTCCAGGCTGTTGTCACGACAACAGCACACAAAACGCAGATCTTTGCAAGAAGTAGAAAACAGGATTACATATGGGAAACAGCTCGCTATTCAGGGAAATTTCACAAACCCAATTTGCAAGAGAACTTCGGTTAGAACTTAGgttgttttattttattgcttttttttttcgttttcatTACAAATAAAATGTCTTAACCTGAAATTTCCATAGCGTCACACATAACAGTTTGGCCAGGATCAGCTGCCTCCAacctatgatttaaaaaaaaaaaaaaaagagagagagaaaagtttGAACAGTGGCATGACACAATTTATGAAATTATTCTTTCATAAAGTAATAAAACTAATGCAATCCGAACAATATTTCTTTCCTCCAGCAATACAAACCCTTTTTTACATGTAGTATGAAATTATTTGAAGACTAGAGCTGTGTATAGTTAAAACAACAGGAGCATATACTCACAGAACAGGATTATTCAGCAAACTGCTGTTGTTGCTATGGCAGTAATGAGTTTTCTTCAGCACCTCTAAAAGAGCTGGTCGATATTCTGGGCAAACACACCACAGTGACCCCTTTCCACTGGACTACGattaaaaagcacagattttaTTGTTAACACACTGAAGTACTGATCCTCAGCATCACAGAACATCCAAATTTCCTGAACTAAATCGAAAGTGACGGAGAGAGACACACTTGACTCTTGTCCCTCTGCATCCTGCGAAAGCTTTTGCTCAAGGACAGGTTGTGTCGCACTGAATTTCTCCAGCCACTTGGGGCTGTCCTGTAGTAGGGGAAGTTGTTGACTATCCACTCATAGATCCCTCTTACAGGAAGCCTTTTGTCTGGCGAATCTTCGATGGCCATGAAGATGAGACTGCtgaaagagtatggaggcttggcCTGGGAAGATGGCAGACTTGAGATAGGGGGTGATTCAAACTGAGGCAGTGGGGGCATTTTGGACAGAGGTAGTATGTTTCTCTGATGCAGCCAGTTGAGGCAGGTCAAGTCATCTTGATCTGATGGAGTTGAGGGACTGAAATGGTGTGACTTAAGCCCTTCTGAGGACTGAAGGAGGTGAGAAGGTGGAGAGAGTGAGGCAGGTACTGTAGCAGAGGGCTGGGGAAGAGACGGAGAAAGGGAAAGTGCTTTAGAAGGGTTTGTGGGGGAATGGATAGGGGAAAgggatggcagtgtgtgtgtgtggttctccATCTGACTCCCAGCTCCAGGGCACACGTACGAGTATGCACATTCAGATTTCGGTCTGTTCGGGGACAAACAAAATAGTGATTAAACATACAAAGATGCAGATAAATTAACAAAGTTTGACACTTTTCCTATAGATTGCACTGCACTGTTTAGGTCTCAAAAAATATCTGTAGATAAATGACAGAATTTATGAGTACATTTTTTTGTTAAAAGATGCATAAAAGTAAAAGGTCTGGCAGTTCTGTACAAAAACTTCTTTTGGGCTGTAGGTTGGTAAATAATTGAGCAAACTAGTAAGCCAAGAAAGTCAGTCACtgagtctttctctctctctcacacacacacacacttccaagtGCAGTCTACCAGAGAGAAATGTGGGGGAGAAGAGCCAGTGTCATAGTATTACAAATaatcaataaatcaatcaattaatGAATTAATAACAGGTAAATAACAAAGAAGGAATATTTTTAAAAGCGTATATTATTACACCATCATATCCAGCCAGCTATAACAGTGAAACCACATGGCACATGTAGTTTACCTGACAAAATGGCGCTAGAATATTAAGTTACGGTGCGAACAATTATTCCCTCATGAGCTTTTCATCTCAGGAATAAACAGCGACAGGGAGGAGAAACTTACCTCACAGGCTAACTTTCACTCCGGACTGAAGATGCCTACTACTTTGTGTCTAATCTTTAAAAGCAAATGCGTAAAAAAGTAGGAATTTTGGTGTAAATATGACCAAAACGACAGCCAACCTTCAAAACTATCCCCTCACTGTCCTGTCCGCGTTCTTTCCTTTCCCACGTTTCCTTGGAAACCAAAAAGACGCTTTGCAGCCGGCGCGCCTCGAGCTTGAGACCATCCTTAAAGAGACACTCAGCTATTTAGCCATATTGGACATCGAGTAAATACAGCtatctttcatccatccatccattatctgtagccgcttatcctgtcctacagggtcacaggcaagctggagcctatcccagctgactatgggtgagaggcagggtacaccctggacaagttgccaggttatcgcagggctgacacacagacacagacaaccactcacattcacacctacggtcaatttagagtcacctcatctcatctcatctcatctcattatctctagccgctttatccttctacagggtcgcaggcaagctggagcctatcccagctgactatgggcgaaaggcggggtacaccctggacaagtcgccaggtcatcacagggctaacacatagacacagacaaccattcacactcacattcacacctacggtcaatttagagtcaccaattaacctaacctgcatgtctttggactgtaggggaaaccagcggaaacccacacagacatggggagaacatgcaaactccacacagaaaggccgtcgccggccgcaaacccaggaccttcttgctgtgagatgacagtgctaaccactacaccacgatgCTGCCCGCTGTCTTCCATTCattccatccatctgttatctgtagccgctttatcctgtcctacagggtcacaggcaagctggagcctatcccagctgactatgggtgagaggcggggtacaccctggacaagtcgccaggtcatcacagggctgacacatagacacagacaaccattcacactcacattcacacctacggtcaatttagagtcaccaattaacctaacctgcatgtctttggactgtaggggaaaccagcggaaacccacacagacatggggagaacatgcaaactccacacagaaaggccgtcgccggccgcaaacccaggaccttcttgctgtgagatgacagtgctaaccactacaccacgatgCTGCCCGCTGTCTTCCATTCattccatccatctgttatctgtagccgctttatcctgtcctacagggtcacaggcaagctggagcctatcccagctgactatgggtgagaggcggggtacaccctggacaagtcgccaggtcatcacagggctgacacatagacacagacaaccattcacactcacattcacacctatggtcaatttagagtcaccagttaacctaacctgcatgtctttggactgtagggaaaaccagtggaaacccacacagacacggggagaacgtgcaaactccacacagaaaggctgtcgccggccacgaacccaggacctttttgctgtgaggtgacagtgctagccactacaccaccatgccgcccgctgtctttcattcattccatccatctgttatttgtagccgcttatcctgtcctacagggtcgcaggcaatctggagcctatcccagctgactatgggtgagaggcggggtacaccctggacaagtcaccaggtcatcatagacagacaaccattcatactcaaggtcaatttagagccaccaattaacctaacctgcatgtctttgggggaaaccggagcacccagaggaaacccacacagacaacatgcaaactccacacagaaaggccgtcgccggccgcaaatccaggaccttcttgctgtgagatgacagtgccgcCCGCTATCTTTCATTcattccatccattcatccattatctgtagccgcttatcctgtcctacagggttgcaggcaagctggagcctatcccagctgactatgggtgagaggcagggtacaccctggacaagccgccaggtcatcacagggctgacacagagacaaacaaccattcacactcacggtgaatttagagccaccaattaacctaacctgtatgtctttggactgtaggggaaaccagtggaaacccacacagacacggggataacatgcaaactccacacagaaaggccgtccccGGCCgcgaacccagtaccttcttgctgtgagacgacagtgctaatcactacaccaccatgccgcccactgtctttcattcattccatccatctgttatctgtagccacttatcctgtcctacagggtcgcaggcaagctggaacctatcccagctgactatgggtgagaggcggggtacaccctggacaagtcaccaggtcatctcagcgctgacacatagacagacaaccattcatactcatggtcaatttagagccaccaattaacctaacctgcatgtctttgggggaaaccggagcacccggaggaaacccacagagacaacatgcaaactccacacagaaaggccgtcactggccgcaaacccaggaccttcttgctgtgagatgacagtgccgcCCGctatctttcattcattcattccatccatccatccatccatccatccatccatccattatctgtagccgcttatcctgtcctacagggtcgcaggcaagctggagcctatcccagctgactatgggtgagaggcggggtacaccctggacaagtcgccagctcatcgcagggctgacacatagagacaaacaaccattcacactcacggtgaatttagagccaccaattaacctaacctgcatgcctttggactgtcggagaaaccggagcacctggaggaaacctatgcagacacggggagaacatgcaaactccacacagaaaggcccttgccagccgctgggctcaaacctaagaccttcttactgtgaggtgacagtgcaaaccactacaccactgtgccgcctgctaGCTTTCATTTAAaccgaaaaaaaaccccaacaacattaAATTGTACCCCAGCACAGATGTACACCAGTaattttctgggtttttttcatgGCTTAAAGCAATCTGAATACAttctcagaaataggggtactaaATTCTACCTTTCATCATCACTGGAGTGATGTACTCAAAAGTACCTCTTCTGTACCTTTAATGTATCTTTTACATGGAAAGATATACGCAGTTTTGCCATGTAAAAGATAAAGATAAAAGACACTCAAGGTTTGAAACATGCACCCAGTGAAAAGGAAATGTacacttttgaaaaaaaaaattgctgtaaattttacagtaaGTTACTGGCCACCTGGTTTGCCAGTAAAATTTACAGTAAAGTTTTAGCAATGGTGGGATTTGAACACACAACCTGTTGATCTGTAATTCAAAGGCTTAACTAGTGAGGCACCACAAGGAGGTATGCTTGCACAACTTTTTTGACTCAACCACTGAATTAACTCCACTACAAGAttgcattcattcagttgtgctaATTGTTGTGGCACAGTAGTTAAACCTTTCAGTTACAGCTCAGGGTGTCATGTGTACAAATCCCAGCATTGTCTAATTTTCATGGTTGAGTCCTTGAGCAGGACCCTTA
The Neoarius graeffei isolate fNeoGra1 chromosome 8, fNeoGra1.pri, whole genome shotgun sequence genome window above contains:
- the si:ch211-145o7.3 gene encoding forkhead box protein N2, with translation MENHTHTLPSLSPIHSPTNPSKALSLSPSLPQPSATVPASLSPPSHLLQSSEGLKSHHFSPSTPSDQDDLTCLNWLHQRNILPLSKMPPLPQFESPPISSLPSSQAKPPYSFSSLIFMAIEDSPDKRLPVRGIYEWIVNNFPYYRTAPSGWRNSVRHNLSLSKSFRRMQRDKSQSSGKGSLWCVCPEYRPALLEVLKKTHYCHSNNSSLLNNPVLLEAADPGQTVMCDAMEISDLDFNNPTLSSNAPCSLIPEHEELVAIQSVEFTEETESEKDPLADSGYIEFHYYQYEQYQYLVLPGNSDLDLETVEILQLDAEAQAAAGSLLDLAGGNH